A single Chryseobacterium sp. DNA region contains:
- a CDS encoding T9SS type A sorting domain-containing protein translates to MLATSEASAVKVNTIQAYPNPFTDVVNISDISKVQSISIVDLTGRVVKTIAAPSSVLQLGELKQGMYLAVLNMKDGSKQTIKILKK, encoded by the coding sequence ATGTTAGCGACTTCAGAAGCATCTGCCGTTAAAGTAAATACGATTCAGGCTTATCCTAATCCATTTACTGATGTTGTGAATATTTCAGACATCTCTAAAGTACAGTCTATTTCAATTGTTGATCTTACAGGAAGAGTAGTGAAGACTATTGCAGCACCTTCTTCTGTACTTCAATTAGGAGAATTAAAACAAGGAATGTATTTAGCGGTATTGAATATGAAAGACGGATCTAAACAGACGATCAAGATTCTAAAAAAATAA